The DNA sequence GCTTCTACATTTCCAGAAGAATATATCGCTGTAGTAGAAGGAGATTCAGAAGTTTCACAGGCCCTGCTAGCACAAAAAGTCGACTATATCTTTTTTACAGGAAGCAAGACAACAGGTAGAAAAGTGATGGAACAGGCAGCAAAAAATTTAACTCCTCTCACGCTGGAACTTGGGGGGAAAAATCCTGTGATTATTACGGAAGATGCTGATTTAAAGCTGGCAGCAAAGCGCATCGTCTGGGGAAAGTTTATGAATGCAGGACAGAACTGTGTGGCTCCGGATTATGTTTTAATTCAGGATTCCTGCAGAAGGAAGTTCCTAAAGCTTGTTATTCAATATACAAAAAAATATTTTGGACCCGAAGTACGCGGTAAAAGAAGCTTTCCTCGAATCGTCTCGGAGGAGCATGTAGACCGGCTGGCGAAAATGCTGGATAAAAACAAAATTTCCTACGGCGGTGGATACGACAGAGACAGCAGGAAAATGGAACCGACTATTATGATGGATGTACAGATGGATGACAGGGTAATGGAAGAAGAGATTTTTGGTCCTATACTGCCGATTGTATCCTATCAATATGAAAATGAAGTGCTGAATATTGTTAGAGAGCGGCCAAATCCTTTAGCCTTATATCTTTTTACAGAGAGTAAAGACACTGAAGATCTGATTATTAATAATCTCTCTTTCGGCGGAGGCTGTGTGAACGATACAATTATGCACATTACTACGCCTTATCTGCCTTTTGGAGGTGTCGGAGCAAGTGGTCATGGAGCCTATCACGGCAAAGATAGTTTCGATACGTTCACCCATAAAAAGAGTATTTTAAAACAGACAACTAAGTTTGACCTTCCGGTGCGCTATACTCCGTCACAGAGTACATTAAAGACGCTCAGAAGGCTCTGGGAGTAATAGAAGCTTTCTTTTACTCATCAGACAAGACTGTTTGCAGAAGTTAGGAAGTTCGTCTTTATAGACGGGAGAACGAAGCAGGTT is a window from the Alkalicoccus halolimnae genome containing:
- a CDS encoding aldehyde dehydrogenase, coding for MEEMVQALVKSQKDFFYAGHTRSISFRKKQLKLLRETVKKRESEVMDALKKDLNKGEFEAYLTEVGYFYSELKDIEKNMDYWASPQKQKTPLTHTGSTSYVYKDPYGVTLIISPWNFPFQIAMVPLIGAIAAGNTAIIKPSEFTPNTSMVIRDIIASTFPEEYIAVVEGDSEVSQALLAQKVDYIFFTGSKTTGRKVMEQAAKNLTPLTLELGGKNPVIITEDADLKLAAKRIVWGKFMNAGQNCVAPDYVLIQDSCRRKFLKLVIQYTKKYFGPEVRGKRSFPRIVSEEHVDRLAKMLDKNKISYGGGYDRDSRKMEPTIMMDVQMDDRVMEEEIFGPILPIVSYQYENEVLNIVRERPNPLALYLFTESKDTEDLIINNLSFGGGCVNDTIMHITTPYLPFGGVGASGHGAYHGKDSFDTFTHKKSILKQTTKFDLPVRYTPSQSTLKTLRRLWE